TATTGAAGTTGTTACTCCGGGAGAATACTATAGAGAAGAAAATTGTTATTTTGCTGTATATGATGAAACAAAACTTTCTGGAATGGAAGGAACTAAGACTACGCTAAAAATATCTCCTAATGATTTCCTTCTAACAAGGGTGGGAACTACAAATGCTGAGATGAAATTTAGGAAAAACTCTAATGAAATCAGTATGTATGATACACCTTATGGGATGCTTGAGTTAAAGCTTGAAACTAAAGATTTGAAAGTCGATTTAGATGACGATGGTGGAGAAGTAGAGATAAAGTATAACTTGGCGATATCAGGACAAGAACCTCAAAATACTGTACTTAAGGTAAATATTAAAGCATAAATTAGTAATATAATTAATTTACTAGGATAGTGGTATGAGAATTTGTGGAACTGCGAAATATACCTTTGAAGATATAATTGGAAATAGCAAAAAGATAGAAAGCTGTAAGGAGAAGGCGGTTAAGGCATCTAAAACCTCTTCTCCTATTCTTATATATGGAGAAACAGGAACGGGCAAAGAATTATTTGTACAAGCAATACATAATAATTCTAATAGAAACAAGCAGCCTTTTATTGCTCAAAATTGTGCTGCGATCCCAAGTAGCCTTTTAGAGGCTATACTTTTTGGAACAACAAAAGGAAGTTTCACAGGTGCAGATGATAGAAAAGGCCTATTTGAGCTTGCAGACCTGGGAACACTCTATTTAGATGAGTTGAATTCAATGCCCCTTGAGCTTCAAGGTAAAATACTTAGAACCCTACAGGAAAAAATAATAAGAAGAGTTGGAAGCGTTGATTCGAGTCAGGTAAATACAAGAATTATAACTTCTTTCAATGAGAAGCCTGAAATAATTGTTAAGGAAGGAAAGATAAGAAACGATTTATACTATAGATTAAATGTAGTAAGAATAGACTTACCTCCTCTTAGAGAGCGAAAAGAAGACATCCCTGCTTTAGTAGAGTGTTTTATTGATAAATTTAATAAAAGCTTTGGAGTACAAATAAAAGGGATTGAAGATAAAGCCCTGGAAAAACTTATATTATATGATTGGGATGGAAATATAAGAGAGTTAGAACATGTAATAGAAGGAATTTTTAATTTAAAGCATGAAGGAGTTATAAAGCTAAAAGATTTATCTGAAGCAGGATTTAAGAAATCTATTAAGCAGAAATCTTTAAAAGACAAGCTTAAAGATGCAGAAAAGGAGTATATTTTAGAAGCATTATGTATAAGCGTAAATAACGTTACTAGGGCTGCAGAACTTCTTAAAATTCCAAGACAAACTTTGCAGAGCAAAATGAAGAGACTAAAAATAAAATGAGGATTAAAAACCCTCATTTTATTTTTTAAAACTGATTTAAGTTGTATGTAAGTGTCCATAATCATAATAAGTATAGTTATAAGAGGTGCATTATGGACAAGTTTTTTAAAAAAGAAGATAAATATGCAACAATATTAGATGTAATATGCAGTATAAAGGGAATAAGCCATGAGGAATTGTTTAAAATTTTAAAAGATAGAGAAAGTAAATATTTATTATTTTTGCTTTTAAAAAAATATAGATGTACAGATATGGATGTGCTTAACAGAGACTTTTCTATAGACAGTAAAAAATCTATTAGTTATAACATGAAGAAAGCTGAAGAAAAGTTTTTTATAAATAAGGAATTCAGGGACATGTATTTTGAGGCCGAAGGAATAATTGAAAAAGTAATAGAATGAAAAATAAGAAAATAACAAAAAATAATAAAGCTATAGCATAATTTTAAAACTTATGCTATTATATTTAAGTATTTTTACAAACAATAAGCCCATTTTATTTAGAGGGTAATTTCTATTTTAATAGGGTTTTTGTATTTTGTCAATACGTAAGGAGAAAAAATATGAGCAAGAATACTAAATACATATTTGTAACAGGCGGAGTTGTTTCTTCACTAGGAAAGGGCATTACAGCAGCATCATTAGGAAGACTACTAAAAAACAGAGGATTAAAAGTTTCTATTCAAAAGTTTGACCCATATTTGAACGTTGACCCAGGAACTATGAGTCCTTACCAGCATGGCGAGGTGTTCGTAACAGATGATGGTGCTGAAACGGACTTAGACTTAGGTCACTATGAAAGGTTTATCGATGAAAACTTGAGCAAAAACAGCAATGTAACTACTGGAAAGATTTATTGGTCTGTAATATCAAAGGAAAGAAAAGGGGAGTATCTTGGAGGAACCGTTCAAGTTATACCTCATATAACAAATGAAATAAAGACCAGAGTTTACAGAGTTTCTAAGGAAAGAGATGTTGATGTGGTTATTACTGAAATAGGTGGAACAGTTGGGGATATCGAATCACAGCCATTTTTAGAAGCTATTAGGCAAATAAAGTATGAAGTGGGAGAGGAAAACGTATGTTTTATACATGTGACTCTTGTACCATACTTAGGGAAGGCTGGGGAACTAAAAACTAAACCAACCCAGCACTCAGTTAAGGAGCTAAGGAGTATTGGCATTCAGCCTGACATTATAGTATGCCGTTCTGAAAAACCATTATCTGAGGATTTAAAAGGAAAAATAGGTTTGTTCTGCAACCTTGAAGGAAAATCAGTTATACAAAATCTTGATGCGGAGAATCTTTATGAAGTGCCACTTATGCTTCATGAGGAGGGTTTAGATGTTTTGGTTTGCAAAAAGCTTCACTTAAACTGCAGCTCTATTGATAATAGTGAGTGGACAGCTATGGTTAACAAATTGAAGAATTTATCTAGGACTGTGAATATTGCATTAGTCGGAAAATATGTAGAACTACATGATGCTTATATTTCTGTTGTAGAAGCACTAAATCACGGTGGGCTTCACAGTGATGCGTCGGTTAATATTAAATGGATTAACTCTGTGGAGATTAACGAAACCAATGTGGAAGCTTTTTTATCTAATGTAGATGGAATTTTGGTTCCTGGAGGTTTTGGAGATAGAGGAGTAGAGGGAAAGATTGAAGCTATAAGATATGCTCGTGAAAATAAGGTGCCTTTCCTTGGAATCTGTCTTGGAATGCAGTGCGCTGTTATTGAGTTTGCTAGAAATGTGGCAGGCTATAAGGATGCACATAGCTTTGAAATAGATCCAGAAACTAATTACCCAGTTATAGATCTTATGCCAGAACAGAAGGATATAGATGAAATGGGAGGAACTATGAGGCTTGGTTTATATCCTTGCAAGCTTTCAAAGGGTACTTTCTCGGCAGCAGCATATGGCGAAGAACTTATTTATGAAAGACACAGGCATAGATACGAATATAACAATGAATATCGAAGACAGCTAACGGAAGCTGGCTTTATAATTGCCGGAACAAGCCCGGATGGACGATTAGTTGAAATAGTTGAAGTTAAGGATCATCCGTGGTTTGTTGGAGTTCAATTTCATCCTGAATTGAAATCAAGACCAAACAGGCCGCATGCATTATTTAGAGAGTTTATAAAAGCAGCTATTAATAATAAAGAATAATAAAGAATAATAAAGAAGCGAGTTGTATTTATATTATGGATATGACTTGCTTCTTTATTTATTTTTACTTAATATGGATGTTGTGTCGAATTAAATTATTGTTATCGGACAAAAAATGTCATAGTTTTTGCAGGATTTTATTAAAACTCATAGAATTACTAAGTATAGAAAAATAATTATGTATGTAATATCTGGTTTGGTAATTCCGAAGGGGGGAGAGAAATGCTGCTTAATACAGAAGTTAGTTTTGCATTAAAGAATACATTTGGTCAATATGAAATAAAAGATTTATCGTTATTTGAGATGGATAAAGTTACAAAGGATTTTCCCAGCATAGAGATGTATTCTAATAGAAATAAAGAACTTAGCTTTAAATTAAGGTGTCCCCTATGCGGTGAAAACCATAGCTACAGTTACAATGTAAATGATTTGCTTAAAAGAGACATGGTTATAGGAGGTTGTGAGAATCTCGGCATGCCGCTGTTTTTTATGGGTAATCAAGTAAAGGTTCATCAAAGAATAAAAAGTTTTAGGGACGTTAATAAGAATCTAGCAGCGATGATATGAGTGAATTCTATTCACTCTTTTTGTTCGTTTTGAAACATGCATTTTTAATTTATGAAATATATGGATTAAAAAAATAAAATGGTATATAATTAATAAAGTATCACTCTTCAATTAAATTCTTTATTTATTCTAAATTGAATTCCCAAAGTTTGATATATATAGCTTAATATTATGGAGGTGCGTTGTTTGCTTAACAATGACTATGAAAGTATGACCCTGACTGAACTTAGAGAAATGGCTAAGGAGTTGGGTGTTAAAAACATATCTAAATTTAAAAAAGCAGAGCTTATTGATGAAATAAAAAAGCTTTCGCCAGTGTCTATTGAAAAAGATGGTGTGATTTTAAGAGAAAAGATAACACCCAAAAAGGTAGAAGAACCAGTTATTGAAACTAAACCGATTGCTGAAGCTGTTGAGGTTAAAGCTGAGCCTGAAGCAGAAACAATAACTTATGAACAAAAGAGAGAAAGGCTTAGAGAGCTAATTGACGAATCGGATACTGCAAGAGGTGTCCTAGAAGTTATAGAAAATAACTTCGGATTTTTAAGAGGGGACAATTATCTTTCAGGACCAAATGATATTTATATATCTCCATCCCAAATAAGAAGATTCAATTTAAGAACTGGGGATATGGTTGAAGGAAAGGTTAGAACTCCAAAGGAAGGCGAAAAGTTTAAGGCGCTCTTGTACGTTCAGAGCGTGAATGGAGAAAACCCAGAAAGAGCAGTTGGAAGAAAGCGTTTCGAAACTCTAACTCCAATATATCCAGAAGAAAGACTTAAGCTTGAAACTACTTCCCTAGATCTATCCTCAAGACTTATGGATATAATCTCACCTATAGGAAAAGGACAAAGAGGAATCATTGTGGCACCTCCAAAAGCAGGTAAAACAACACTTCTTAAAAAAGTTGCCAACAGTATAGCAAGAAATCATCCAGAAGTTAAATTAATAGTTTTATTAATAGATGAAAGACCAGAAGAAGTTACAGATATGCAGCGTTCAATAAAAGGAGAGGTTATTTACTCAACTTTTGACGAGGAGCCAGATCATCACGCAAAGGTAGCCGAAATGGTACTTGAAAGAGCCAAGAGAATGGTGGAGCAGGGGCAGGACGTTGTTATACTTCTAGACAGCTTGACAAGGCTTTCAAGAGCTTATAACCTTACAATAACACCAACAGGTAGAACTCTTTCAGGAGGACTTGATCCGGGTGCTTTAATAAATCCTAAAAAGTTTTTTGGTGCAGCTAGAAATATTGAAGAGGGTGGAAGTTTAACTATTCTTGCTACAGCGCTTGTAGACACAGGCAGTAGAATGGATGACATGGTATTTGAGGAGTTTAAGGGAACAGGAAACATGGAAGTTCATCTAGATAGAAAGCTTCAGGAAAGAAGAATATTCCCAGCTATCGATATCTACAAATCCGGAACAAGAAGAGAAGATTTGCTGCTTACTCAAAAAGAGCAGGAGGTTGCTTTCAATATAAGAAAGGTTATGTACAGCGGCAACGCTACTGAGACTGTAACTGAAAAGCTTATAGCTCTAATGTCTAAAACTAAGAGCAATGATGAATTCATGGAAATGTTTATAAAGCTTGATATTTTAAGTAAAGACAATGGAAAAGAAAAATGGGAAAGATAATATCTTTCCCATTAATTTTTTTATTCTTCTGTAAGGTTGAATTTCTTTCTGAACTTTTCAACTCTTCCGCCAACATCCATGATTTTTTGTTTTCCAGTATAGAATGGGTGGCACTTTGAGCATATTTCAACTTTAAGTTCCTGTTTAACTGAACCAGTTGTAAAAGTATTTCCACATGCACACTTAACAACAGCATCATGGTTGTAATTTGGATGTATGCCTTCTCTCATTTTTTTCACCTCTTTAGCTTATTGAATATTTCCATATTCTTAACCAGTAGATTATAACATAAATAATAGGTATCGTCAATAAAAGACGAGTGATTTTACTCGGAAACGCAGCAATTTAACTTGTTATATTTTTATATGTTTGTAATTTCAGTAGAATGCATTTAGGAGTGATAAGATTAAATTATTATCTTTAATAAACACTCAAGGTCTGTTAAAATAGACTCATGTATTTCATTTGCAAAGGAGAAGGGACATGAGCAAGCTATATTTCAGATATGGTGCGATGAACTGTGGAAAATCAACAAACCTACTGCAGGTTGCACATAACTATGAAGAAAGAGGAATGAAAGTTATTATTATAAAACCTAAGACAGATACAAAGGGTGGAAATAAAGTTGTTTCAAGACTTGGGGTCACTAAAGAAGTGGACTTGCTGATAGCTGAGGAACAAAATGTATATGATGAAGTTGAGAACTGGATAGAGCGTAATGGAAAAGTGGATTGTATTTTGGTTGATGAGGTGCAATTCTTTAAGAAAAAACATATAGACCAGTTTTTTGAAATTGCTGTTTTAATGGATATACCTGCTATATGCTATGGTCTTAGGACAGATTTTCAGGGAAATGGTTTTGAAGGAAGTTCAAGACTTCTTCTTTTAGCTCACAGCATAGAGGAACTTAAGAACATTTGTGAGTGTGGCAACAAGGCTATGATGAATGGAAGAATGGTTAACGGCAAATTTGTCTTTGAGGGTAAGCAGGTTGCAATAGATAAGGAAGATAATATAGAATATCATGCCCTATGTCCAAAATGTTTTTTAAAATATAAAAAGGAATATGAAAGAGATCGCAATTATAATTAGATAGTATAGAAGTTGGCGATTTTATATACTATTAAGAAATACAAGATAAATGAAGATTATTAGTCTTCATGCGTTAATAAGGCAAGGGGGGCAAATATGAGTAAAAAGACTAGTGTTGGCGGGCAGGCTGTTATTGAAGGTGTAATGATGAGGGGAAGCAGTGGAGTTGCTACTGCTGTCAGGAAATCCGATGGTGAAATAGTTATAGATAAATCCAATGTAATTCCTATTACAAAGAAGTACAAGGCTTTGGGGTTACCTGTTATAAGAGGGTTTGTGTCTCTTATAGATTCCCTCATAGTTGGTATTAAGACTTTAAATTATTCAGCCTCCTTCTTTGAAGAGGAAGGAGAGGCATCCAAGTTTGACAAATGGTTTGAAAACAAGTTTAAAGAAAAGAGCAATGATATATTAGCAGGAATTTCGTTAGTTTTATCTTTAGGATTTTCTGTTTTATTGTTCTTTTTGCTTCCAACTTTTGCTGCCAACTTTTTTAAGAAAGCTTTTGAGATGAATGCTGTATTGCTTAATATAATTGAGGGTATAATTAGAGTTAGTTTATTTCTTTTATACATTTACCTAATAGGTAAGCTTGAAGATATTAAGAGAGTTTATGAATATCACGGAGCAGAACATAAAACTATATTTTGCTACGAGAATAATGTAGAGCTTACTCCAGAAAATGCTAAAAGGTTTGGAAGACTTCATCCAAGATGCGGAACTAACTTCTTGTTTTTAGTTATGATAGTGAGTATAATTTTATTTTCTTTAACAGGTTGGAACTCCTTATGGGAGAGAATAATGTATAGAATTATTTTACTTCCTGTGGTTTCTGGAGTGACTTATGAAATAATACGCTGGATGGGCAAGGGAAAGAGCAAACTTGCGGCTGTATTAGCTTATCCTGGGCTTATGCTTCAAAAACTCACAACAAAAGAACCGGATTTAAGCCAATTAGAGGTTGCCATTGCAGCGCTAAAGGCAGCGGAAGGCATAGAAGAGACAAAAGTGGAAGGGAAAATTGAGGTTGATAATATTGAAGGTACAACAACTGCTAGCTAAAGGTTACGAAAGCTTAAAAGAGCAAAATATTGAAAGTTATATGCTAGACTGTCAGATTATCTTAGGCAAGGTTTTGAATTTAGATAGAATGTCAATAATTATGAATAGGGAGCTTGAAGTTGATGAGGAAAAGGCAGAAAAATACTTTGAACTTGTAAAGAGAAGAAAGGCTAAAATGCCTATAAAGTATATAATAGAAAAAGCAGAATTTATGGGCTTGGATTTTTATGTTACGGAAGGGGTACTGATTCCACGACCTGACACTGAAATTTTGGTGGAAGAAGTTATTAATGAAATTAAGGTGAATAATTTTACTGATATATGCGATGTTTGCTGCGGAAGTGGGGCCATTGGTTTATCTATTGCTAAGGTTATGGATTTTGCAAAGATTTATTGCTGTGATATTTCTGAGATAGCTGAAAAGGTGACTTTGAAAAATATTGAAAGATTAGACCTTAAGAGTAACGTGAAATTTATCCATAGTGATCTTTTAACCTTTGCCTTAGAAGAAAAACTTCAGTTTGATATGATAGTTTCAAATCCGCCTTATATAAGAACTGATGTAATTCCAACGCTTATGGATGATGTTAAAGACTACGAACCATATATTGCTCTCTGGGGCGGTGAGGACGGACTTGATTTCTATAGAAAAATAACGGAACAGAGCTTGAAGGTTTTAAAATCTAGTGGAGTTTTAGCTTACGAGATAGGATACGACCAAGGTGAAGAGGTTAGTAAGATTCTTCTTGAGAGTGGATATACTAATGTAAGAGTGGTAAAAGATTTAGCAGGACACGACAGAGTTGTTATTGGAAGAGCGAACTATAACTCAATCTATTGAAAAAAATTCTTCGCAAATTATGTCGTATGTGTTATAATAGTAAATTGTGAAAATAGAATTTGGAGTGATTATATAATGTTAGATAGATTAAACTTCATTGAAAACAAATATGAGGAACTTTCAAGAAAAATAAGCGATCCTTCAGTAATGGCTGATCAAAAGGAATGGCAAAAGCTTTGCAAGGAACATGCAGATTTAGAAGTAATGGTTAATAAGTATAGAGAATATAAGAAGACTGTTGAAGATATTGAAGCTAACAAGGAAATGCTTAACGAAGAATTAGATTCAGAATTACGTGAAATGGTTCAAGATGAAATCAAGGAATTAACTCAGAAGGAAGAAGATTATAGACAAGAGTTAAGAATACTTCTTCTGCCAAAGGATCCTAATGACGATAAAAACGTATTTATTGA
The genomic region above belongs to Clostridium swellfunianum and contains:
- a CDS encoding ribose-5-phosphate isomerase yields the protein MDKFFKKEDKYATILDVICSIKGISHEELFKILKDRESKYLLFLLLKKYRCTDMDVLNRDFSIDSKKSISYNMKKAEEKFFINKEFRDMYFEAEGIIEKVIE
- a CDS encoding CTP synthase codes for the protein MSKNTKYIFVTGGVVSSLGKGITAASLGRLLKNRGLKVSIQKFDPYLNVDPGTMSPYQHGEVFVTDDGAETDLDLGHYERFIDENLSKNSNVTTGKIYWSVISKERKGEYLGGTVQVIPHITNEIKTRVYRVSKERDVDVVITEIGGTVGDIESQPFLEAIRQIKYEVGEENVCFIHVTLVPYLGKAGELKTKPTQHSVKELRSIGIQPDIIVCRSEKPLSEDLKGKIGLFCNLEGKSVIQNLDAENLYEVPLMLHEEGLDVLVCKKLHLNCSSIDNSEWTAMVNKLKNLSRTVNIALVGKYVELHDAYISVVEALNHGGLHSDASVNIKWINSVEINETNVEAFLSNVDGILVPGGFGDRGVEGKIEAIRYARENKVPFLGICLGMQCAVIEFARNVAGYKDAHSFEIDPETNYPVIDLMPEQKDIDEMGGTMRLGLYPCKLSKGTFSAAAYGEELIYERHRHRYEYNNEYRRQLTEAGFIIAGTSPDGRLVEIVEVKDHPWFVGVQFHPELKSRPNRPHALFREFIKAAINNKE
- the rpmE gene encoding 50S ribosomal protein L31, with the protein product MREGIHPNYNHDAVVKCACGNTFTTGSVKQELKVEICSKCHPFYTGKQKIMDVGGRVEKFRKKFNLTEE
- a CDS encoding thymidine kinase, giving the protein MSKLYFRYGAMNCGKSTNLLQVAHNYEERGMKVIIIKPKTDTKGGNKVVSRLGVTKEVDLLIAEEQNVYDEVENWIERNGKVDCILVDEVQFFKKKHIDQFFEIAVLMDIPAICYGLRTDFQGNGFEGSSRLLLLAHSIEELKNICECGNKAMMNGRMVNGKFVFEGKQVAIDKEDNIEYHALCPKCFLKYKKEYERDRNYN
- a CDS encoding DUF1385 domain-containing protein, yielding MSKKTSVGGQAVIEGVMMRGSSGVATAVRKSDGEIVIDKSNVIPITKKYKALGLPVIRGFVSLIDSLIVGIKTLNYSASFFEEEGEASKFDKWFENKFKEKSNDILAGISLVLSLGFSVLLFFLLPTFAANFFKKAFEMNAVLLNIIEGIIRVSLFLLYIYLIGKLEDIKRVYEYHGAEHKTIFCYENNVELTPENAKRFGRLHPRCGTNFLFLVMIVSIILFSLTGWNSLWERIMYRIILLPVVSGVTYEIIRWMGKGKSKLAAVLAYPGLMLQKLTTKEPDLSQLEVAIAALKAAEGIEETKVEGKIEVDNIEGTTTAS
- the prmC gene encoding peptide chain release factor N(5)-glutamine methyltransferase, producing MKVQQLLAKGYESLKEQNIESYMLDCQIILGKVLNLDRMSIIMNRELEVDEEKAEKYFELVKRRKAKMPIKYIIEKAEFMGLDFYVTEGVLIPRPDTEILVEEVINEIKVNNFTDICDVCCGSGAIGLSIAKVMDFAKIYCCDISEIAEKVTLKNIERLDLKSNVKFIHSDLLTFALEEKLQFDMIVSNPPYIRTDVIPTLMDDVKDYEPYIALWGGEDGLDFYRKITEQSLKVLKSSGVLAYEIGYDQGEEVSKILLESGYTNVRVVKDLAGHDRVVIGRANYNSIY
- the rho gene encoding transcription termination factor Rho produces the protein MLNNDYESMTLTELREMAKELGVKNISKFKKAELIDEIKKLSPVSIEKDGVILREKITPKKVEEPVIETKPIAEAVEVKAEPEAETITYEQKRERLRELIDESDTARGVLEVIENNFGFLRGDNYLSGPNDIYISPSQIRRFNLRTGDMVEGKVRTPKEGEKFKALLYVQSVNGENPERAVGRKRFETLTPIYPEERLKLETTSLDLSSRLMDIISPIGKGQRGIIVAPPKAGKTTLLKKVANSIARNHPEVKLIVLLIDERPEEVTDMQRSIKGEVIYSTFDEEPDHHAKVAEMVLERAKRMVEQGQDVVILLDSLTRLSRAYNLTITPTGRTLSGGLDPGALINPKKFFGAARNIEEGGSLTILATALVDTGSRMDDMVFEEFKGTGNMEVHLDRKLQERRIFPAIDIYKSGTRREDLLLTQKEQEVAFNIRKVMYSGNATETVTEKLIALMSKTKSNDEFMEMFIKLDILSKDNGKEKWER
- a CDS encoding DUF1934 domain-containing protein gives rise to the protein MKKKAIITVVSKQAGTDDSAIEVVTPGEYYREENCYFAVYDETKLSGMEGTKTTLKISPNDFLLTRVGTTNAEMKFRKNSNEISMYDTPYGMLELKLETKDLKVDLDDDGGEVEIKYNLAISGQEPQNTVLKVNIKA
- a CDS encoding sigma-54 interaction domain-containing protein, translated to MRICGTAKYTFEDIIGNSKKIESCKEKAVKASKTSSPILIYGETGTGKELFVQAIHNNSNRNKQPFIAQNCAAIPSSLLEAILFGTTKGSFTGADDRKGLFELADLGTLYLDELNSMPLELQGKILRTLQEKIIRRVGSVDSSQVNTRIITSFNEKPEIIVKEGKIRNDLYYRLNVVRIDLPPLRERKEDIPALVECFIDKFNKSFGVQIKGIEDKALEKLILYDWDGNIRELEHVIEGIFNLKHEGVIKLKDLSEAGFKKSIKQKSLKDKLKDAEKEYILEALCISVNNVTRAAELLKIPRQTLQSKMKRLKIK